CAAAGAAATCGGCCGCGGCCGAAACCAAGGCGGCGGCACCGGCCGCCAAGGAAGCACCGGCCAAGCGCACGGCCAACGCGGCCTTCATGAAGGCGATGACTCCGTCTGCAGCCCTGGCCGCCGTGATCGGCAAACAGCCTGCGCCGCGCACCGAAGTCACCAAGAAGATCTGGGAGTACATCAAGAAGCACAAGCTTCAGGATGAAGCCAACAAGCGCATGATCAACGCCGACGCCAAGCTGAAGGTGATCTTCAAGAAGGATCAGGTGTCGATGTTTGAGATGACCAAACTGATCAGCGAGCAGCTCTCCTGATTCGATGTTGCTGGTCCCTGGCGTTTCGCGCCAGTAAATGAAAAAGCCCGGTCCACCCGGGCTTTTTCATTTTGATCCGGATCATTCTCTGGTGGCGATCCGGCCTCGATCAACCAGGCCGAGCGGGCCTTGTCTGGTGGAATCCCGGCTCACAGCCCCAGGGTTTCCTGAACGCCCAGGTGCACGTTCATGCACTGCACCGCGGCACCGCTGGCACCCTTGCCGAGGTTATCCAGACGGGCCATCAGCAGCGCCTGATCCCCCTGCGAGAAAACAAACAGGTCCAACCGGTTGCTGTCGTTGCAGGCCTGGACGTCAAAGAACCCGTCGTCCAGCGTAGGGCCATCGTTGAGGGGCATCACGCGCACGAAGGGCTCGCCGGCGAAGTGACGCTCGTAAGCCACACGCAGGTCCTCCGCCGTGGTACCGGCGCGCAAGTGTGCCAAATGCAGCGGCACGCTGACCGTGAGGCCCTTGTAGAACGGGCCGACGACGGGCATGAACACCGGCTTGGTCGTCAGCCCGGTGTGGGCCATCATTTCCGGGATGTGCTTGTGCGACAGCCCCAGCGCGTAGGGGCGAGGGGATGCCAGGCGCGCGTCGCCGCCGGCTTCGTACTGCTCGATCATCTTCTTGCCGCCGCCCGAGTAGCCGGTGATCGAGGTGGCGCTCACCGGCAGGCCAGCCGGCAACAGCCCGGCATCGACCAGCGGGCGCAGCAGCAGGATGAAGGCGCTGGCGTGGCAGCCCGGATTGGCAATGCGCTTGGACGAACGCAGGCGCTCACGCTGGCCGGCGACCAATTCGGGCAGGCCGAAGGCCCACCCCGGCGCGGTGCGGTGCGCGGTGCTCGCGTCGATCAGGCAGGTGCGGGGGTTGGTGACCAGCGCGGCGGCCTCCTTGGCGGCAGCGTCGGGCAGACAGAGGAAGGCCACGTCAGCTGCATTGAGCAGCCTCGCACGCTCGGCGGCGTCCTTGCGCCGCTCGGGGTCGATGCGCAGCACCTCGATGTCGCTGCGGCTGGCCAGGTACTCGTGGATGCGCAGGCCCGTGGTGCCTTCCTGGCCGTCGACAAATACCGCATGCTTCATGGTGAACAACCTCTGCTGATCCTGTGACCCCGCGTGCGGAACGTTCGAACGGGGAGCCGGAATGGGGGAGCGCAAGAATACGCCATGGACCGTGACACCGCCGATCTCGACAACCTGCCTGCACCTCCACACGCGGTGCGCATCCTTCATTTGCCAGGCTGGCTGGATTCCGACCCGGGCCACTGGCAGGCCCACTGGTGGGGCCGGCCAGGGCACGAGAAGCTCGAACAGTCCGACTGGCTGTGGCCGCGGCGCGGCGACTGGATGGCACGGCTGGACGAGGCCCTGCTGGCCGGGAACGACCGCCCAGCGCGTCCCGTGGTGCTGGTAGCGCACAGCCTGGGCTGCCAACTCACCGCAGCCTGGGCCGCGCACAGCCGCCACACCGCCCGGGTGCACGGCGCGCTGCTGGTAGCGCCCCCTGACACCGAGCGCAGCGACATGCCACCGCAACTGCACAACTGGCGGCCGATGAGCCGGGCTCGGCTGCCCTTTCCGGCCATCGCCGCGGTCTCCTGCAATGACCCCTACTGCGACCCCGCCAGGGCGCGGGGCCTGTGCGCCGACTGGGGCGCCGAAGTGGTCGATGCCGGGGCGGCCGGCCACCTCAACACCGCATCCGGGCTGGGCGATTGGCCACAGGGGTGGGCGCTGCTGCAGCGGCTGCTGGCCATGGCAGATCAGGCCGATCGGGCGCCACCGGCGCTCCAGGCTTGAGCCACGGTCCGGATCACCGACAATCGGACGCATGGTCACCAAGAAGCCCAAAGGT
The Sphaerotilus microaerophilus DNA segment above includes these coding regions:
- the argC gene encoding N-acetyl-gamma-glutamyl-phosphate reductase, coding for MKHAVFVDGQEGTTGLRIHEYLASRSDIEVLRIDPERRKDAAERARLLNAADVAFLCLPDAAAKEAAALVTNPRTCLIDASTAHRTAPGWAFGLPELVAGQRERLRSSKRIANPGCHASAFILLLRPLVDAGLLPAGLPVSATSITGYSGGGKKMIEQYEAGGDARLASPRPYALGLSHKHIPEMMAHTGLTTKPVFMPVVGPFYKGLTVSVPLHLAHLRAGTTAEDLRVAYERHFAGEPFVRVMPLNDGPTLDDGFFDVQACNDSNRLDLFVFSQGDQALLMARLDNLGKGASGAAVQCMNVHLGVQETLGL
- a CDS encoding SWIB/MDM2 domain-containing protein; its protein translation is MATAKKAAAKQAPAAKKSAAAETKAAAPAAKEAPAKRTANAAFMKAMTPSAALAAVIGKQPAPRTEVTKKIWEYIKKHKLQDEANKRMINADAKLKVIFKKDQVSMFEMTKLISEQLS
- a CDS encoding RBBP9/YdeN family alpha/beta hydrolase — protein: MDRDTADLDNLPAPPHAVRILHLPGWLDSDPGHWQAHWWGRPGHEKLEQSDWLWPRRGDWMARLDEALLAGNDRPARPVVLVAHSLGCQLTAAWAAHSRHTARVHGALLVAPPDTERSDMPPQLHNWRPMSRARLPFPAIAAVSCNDPYCDPARARGLCADWGAEVVDAGAAGHLNTASGLGDWPQGWALLQRLLAMADQADRAPPALQA